A section of the Branchiostoma lanceolatum isolate klBraLanc5 chromosome 19, klBraLanc5.hap2, whole genome shotgun sequence genome encodes:
- the LOC136425232 gene encoding hydroxysteroid 11-beta-dehydrogenase 1-like protein B isoform X3, with translation MSRMFRIASRAASLESLRGARVVVTGCSTGVGEQVAYQYAKHGAKVVITARREERLKEVVAKMKDLGAQEAIYVAGDMGKAEDCERTIETASSKLGGLDYIILNHWGCSHKRGKFPKLWDADPDMDFLADYTNINYLSHVRLASLALPMLKESQGNITVVTGLLGKVPNPTFTFYTGAKFALDGFFSSLRCEMKPHNVSITLAVLGSVDTDGLRGSIQDLGAAAREYFMKTVAQPEDTAKVIIEGATLRKREIYHPSYTRATCIIRAIAPSMVEK, from the exons ATGAGTCGCATGTTCCGAATCGCTTCCCGAGCAGCTAGTTTAG AGTCCCTTAGGGGTGCCCGAGTTGTGGTGACTGGCTGCAGTACCGGTGTGGGGGAACAGGTGGCGTATCAGTATGCAAAGCATGGTGCAAAAGTCGTCATCACGGCCAGAAGGGAAGAACGACTCAAAGAG GTTGTAGCTAAGATGAAGGACCTGGGAGCTCAGGAGGCCATCTATGTAGCAGGAGACATGGGAAAAGCAGAGGACTGTGAGAGGACCATCGAAACAGCAAGCAGCAAATTGG GTGGCCTTGACTACATCATATTGAACCACTGGGGGTGTTCGCACAAGAGGGGGAAGTTTCCCAAACTGTGGGACGCTGACCCGGACATGGACTTCCTCGCCGACTACACCAACATCAACTACCTCAGCCATGTCAGACTCGCGTCACTGGCCCTGCCCATGCTGAAGGAGAGTCAAGGAAACATAACTGTCGTCACCGGACTACTTG GTAAAGTTCCCAACCCGACATTCACGTTCTACACCGGGGCGAAGTTCGCCCTGGACGGCTTCTTCAGCTCTTTGCGGTGTGAGATGAAGCCACATAACGTTTCCATCACTCTAGCCGTGCTGGGGTCGGTAGACACGGACGGACTTAGAGGGAGCATACAG GATCTTGGAGCGGCAGCTCGAGAGTACTTTATGAAGACCGTGGCTCAACCCGAGGATACTGCCAAAGTCATTATCGAGGGCGCCACCTTGCGGAAGAGGGAAATATATCATCCGTCCTACACCAGAGCTACATGCATCATACGTGCTATCGCTCCGTCAATGGTGGAGAAATAA
- the LOC136425232 gene encoding hydroxysteroid 11-beta-dehydrogenase 1-like protein isoform X4 has protein sequence MLWLVIVFVMVVAGLAAYKYLLNANNGFDPESLRGARVVVTGCSTGVGEQVAYQYAKHGAKVVITARREERLKEVVAKMKDLGAQEAIYVAGDMGKAEDCERTIETASSKLGGLDYIILNHWGCSHKRGKFPKLWDADPDMDFLADYTNINYLSHVRLASLALPMLKESQGNITVVTGLLGKVPNPTFTFYTGAKFALDGFFSSLRCEMKPHNVSITLAVLGSVDTDGLRGSIQVRSSIFHVHFGQKWAQYAPLWYTRHSEIDLSRFLW, from the exons ATGTTGTGGTTGGTGATAGTCTTTGTAATGGTTGTAGCGGGTCTCGCTGCATACAAATATCTCCTCAATGCAAACAACGGCTTTGACCCTG AGTCCCTTAGGGGTGCCCGAGTTGTGGTGACTGGCTGCAGTACCGGTGTGGGGGAACAGGTGGCGTATCAGTATGCAAAGCATGGTGCAAAAGTCGTCATCACGGCCAGAAGGGAAGAACGACTCAAAGAG GTTGTAGCTAAGATGAAGGACCTGGGAGCTCAGGAGGCCATCTATGTAGCAGGAGACATGGGAAAAGCAGAGGACTGTGAGAGGACCATCGAAACAGCAAGCAGCAAATTGG GTGGCCTTGACTACATCATATTGAACCACTGGGGGTGTTCGCACAAGAGGGGGAAGTTTCCCAAACTGTGGGACGCTGACCCGGACATGGACTTCCTCGCCGACTACACCAACATCAACTACCTCAGCCATGTCAGACTCGCGTCACTGGCCCTGCCCATGCTGAAGGAGAGTCAAGGAAACATAACTGTCGTCACCGGACTACTTG GTAAAGTTCCCAACCCGACATTCACGTTCTACACCGGGGCGAAGTTCGCCCTGGACGGCTTCTTCAGCTCTTTGCGGTGTGAGATGAAGCCACATAACGTTTCCATCACTCTAGCCGTGCTGGGGTCGGTAGACACGGACGGACTTAGAGGGAGCATACAGGTAAGAAGCTCTATCTTCCACGTCCATTTTGGTCAAAA GTGGGCCCAATATGCTCCCTTGTGGTACACCAGACACAGTGAGATCGATCTCTCTCGCTTTCTCTGGTAA
- the LOC136425232 gene encoding hydroxysteroid 11-beta-dehydrogenase 1-like protein B isoform X1 — protein sequence MLWLVIVFVMVVAGLAAYKYLLNANNGFDPESLRGARVVVTGCSTGVGEQVAYQYAKHGAKVVITARREERLKEVVAKMKDLGAQEAIYVAGDMGKAEDCERTIETASSKLGGLDYIILNHWGCSHKRGKFPKLWDADPDMDFLADYTNINYLSHVRLASLALPMLKESQGNITVVTGLLGKVPNPTFTFYTGAKFALDGFFSSLRCEMKPHNVSITLAVLGSVDTDGLRGSIQDLGAAAREYFMKTVAQPEDTAKVIIEGATLRKREIYHPSYTRATCIIRAIAPSMVEK from the exons ATGTTGTGGTTGGTGATAGTCTTTGTAATGGTTGTAGCGGGTCTCGCTGCATACAAATATCTCCTCAATGCAAACAACGGCTTTGACCCTG AGTCCCTTAGGGGTGCCCGAGTTGTGGTGACTGGCTGCAGTACCGGTGTGGGGGAACAGGTGGCGTATCAGTATGCAAAGCATGGTGCAAAAGTCGTCATCACGGCCAGAAGGGAAGAACGACTCAAAGAG GTTGTAGCTAAGATGAAGGACCTGGGAGCTCAGGAGGCCATCTATGTAGCAGGAGACATGGGAAAAGCAGAGGACTGTGAGAGGACCATCGAAACAGCAAGCAGCAAATTGG GTGGCCTTGACTACATCATATTGAACCACTGGGGGTGTTCGCACAAGAGGGGGAAGTTTCCCAAACTGTGGGACGCTGACCCGGACATGGACTTCCTCGCCGACTACACCAACATCAACTACCTCAGCCATGTCAGACTCGCGTCACTGGCCCTGCCCATGCTGAAGGAGAGTCAAGGAAACATAACTGTCGTCACCGGACTACTTG GTAAAGTTCCCAACCCGACATTCACGTTCTACACCGGGGCGAAGTTCGCCCTGGACGGCTTCTTCAGCTCTTTGCGGTGTGAGATGAAGCCACATAACGTTTCCATCACTCTAGCCGTGCTGGGGTCGGTAGACACGGACGGACTTAGAGGGAGCATACAG GATCTTGGAGCGGCAGCTCGAGAGTACTTTATGAAGACCGTGGCTCAACCCGAGGATACTGCCAAAGTCATTATCGAGGGCGCCACCTTGCGGAAGAGGGAAATATATCATCCGTCCTACACCAGAGCTACATGCATCATACGTGCTATCGCTCCGTCAATGGTGGAGAAATAA
- the LOC136424918 gene encoding polycystin-2-like protein 2 — protein MMELLLLLIFVALLFYIAQMDKDTHAFRERQTLSSNILNDYDTIRTPDQFYSWLEDVLLPTLYPSAWYNGRKMKYLDRLFAQNTASFRIGPPRLTQIRQRPGAMTKDKDAGRGWDVLPGNMSCTSWRFAIPALSDHPNYTKSNCKNIHSLNLPLDYKTAMSFINALSDSEYLEKYTKSVTIDINFYNPSLKLFSVVKMVIDLSGIGSLMPKATTTSFRLFQYESHNDYVSLFLHIVFTLFYLVLLFKEVKTVVKEGWGYCASPWNALGWVSLVGTATVISVFVKRYAVATDTLAMVARSNGELGFEDFVDLTAAAWWDACFKHVLGLVVFINTISLLRVVRFSQTIGKLLALPGLMKEELLSFLVVAAVAFMAFISSGYLVFGAHMESYSDLYHTTFALFEMVLGRFFANEMLDSNPLTGPIFFTTFMICIFILLMNFLMTIICDAISADVDVTHDRDLADHMWRSFKAMLGFHRATNKEDKTEDVSKMEDLQTNLRILQEGLDESLAICDSVLPRSRQGNQGLLNVKAPTFQTRAYQKHSCPVVDTECKVTINIEPASESD, from the exons ATGATGGAGCTTCTTCTGTTGCTCATCTTCGTGGCCCTCCTCTTCTACATTGCACAGATGGACAAAGACACACATGCCTTCCGCGAGAGGCAGACACTGTCCAGCAACATTCTGAACGATTACGATACG ATCAGGACGCCTGACCAGTTTTACTCCTGGCTTGAGGATGTCCTGCTGCCGACCCTGTACCCATCCGCCTGGTACAACGGGCGGAAAATGAAGTACTTAGACCGACTGTTCGCGCAGAACACCGCCTCCTTCCGCATCGGTCCTCCACGTCTGACACAAATCAGACAACGTCCAG GTGCCATGACGAAGGACAAAGATGCTGGCCGCGGCTGGGACGTTCTACCAGGGAACATGTCTTGTACCAGCTGGCGTTTCGCCATTCCAGCCCTCTCAGATCACCCAAACTACACAAAATCTAACTGCAAGAACATTCACTCTCTCAACCTCCCTCTAGACTATAAAACCGCTATGTCGTTCATTAATGCTCTGAGTGATTCAGAATATTtggaaaaatacacaaagtCCGTTACAATCGACATCAACTTCTATAACCCCAGTTTGAAGCTGTTCAGCGTTGTAAAGATGGTCATAGACCTTTCCGGAATTGGTAGCCTCATGCCAAAAGCGACGACCACGTCTTTTCGGTTGTTTCAATACGAAAGCCATAATGATTATGTTAGTTTGTTCCTGCATATTGTTTTCACACTTTTCTACCTAGTCCTACTCTTTAAGGAGGTTAAGACAGTGGTGAAGGAGGGGTGGGGGTATTGTGCTTCGCCTTGGAATGCTCTTGGATGGGTCAGCCTCGTCGGTACGGCCACAGTCATCTCTGTCTTCGTCAAGCGGTACGCCGTGGCTACTGATACACTCGCCATGGTGGCCAGGAGCAACG GAGAGCTGGGTTTTGAAGACTTTGTGGACCTGACGGCTGCCGCATGGTGGGATGCCTGCTTCAAGCACGTCCTGGGTCTCGTCGTTTTTATCAACACCATCTCCTTACTTCGCGTCGTCCGCTTTAGTCAGACCATCGGCAAACTCCTGGCCCTTCCAGGACTCATGAAGGAGGAGCTCCTGTCGTTCTTGGTCGTTGCTGCGGTTGCCTTCATGGCCTTCATCAGCTCAG GGTACCTCGTCTTTGGGGCCCACATGGAGTCCTACTCGGACCTGTACCACACGACCTTCGCGCTCTTTGAGATGGTGCTGGGCAG GTTTTTCGCCAATGAGATGCTGGACTCCAACCCTCTCACCGGGCCCATCTTCTTCACCACCTTCATGATCTGCATCTTCATCCTCCTGATGAACTTCCTCATGACCATCATCTGTGACGCCATTTCCGCCGACGTTGACGTCACCCACGACCGTGACCTTGCCGATCACATGTGGAGGAGCTTCAAGGCCATGTTGGGTTTCCACAGGGCGACAAACAAGGAGGACAAAACTG aagatGTATCGAAGATGGAGGATCTGCAGACCAACCTACGCATTCTTCAGGAGGGACTGGATGAAAGCCTGGCCATTTGTGACTCCGTCCTTCCGCGAAGCAGGCAGGGCAACCAGGGCCTTCTCAACGTCAAGGCACCAACGTTCCAAACACGTGCCTATCAGAAGCACTCTTGCCCAGTCGTTGATACTGAGTGTAAGGTGACAATAAATATCGAACCAGCTTCAGAATCAGATTGA
- the LOC136425128 gene encoding G-protein coupled receptor 6-like has translation MTGYGEHYTGVALLVFIATSRYVGMTSASEPGFNLTNGDFDRTDFTNDSTLRNSSFENCASAGLVGNITSNVSRCLESDSGGTAYAYSKPVGAVYATLCLGIWSVVANSLPLAAITKQEHLHTPAYILMANLAASDVLTGVDFVFVGSSVLYDVYTETTPSIAMTRLCFTLVLLSGLSSAYSLLALTTERYWFIVHGMTYVNNVTNDKCKVMIIIVWVWSVLLAMLPNFGWSCGSRAAEGCLSLGGGLPLGYVVLVLVFIFIPMAAVVYFNLGIFWCLWKHVNAIAAQEAAVGAQPSVNRRSAITIVIITIVFLVGWLPFSVRLAMFTQDAVSLSQMFVFIILNSAINPVIYGFRLQEVRRGVARLFGNSHGNGTPDP, from the coding sequence ATGACGGGTTATGGAGAACACTACACTGGGGTGGCGCTGCTTGTTTTCATCGCTACAAGTCGCTACGTTGGGATGACATCTGCTTCTGAACCCGGCTTCAACCTGACAAATGGCGATTTCGACAGAACTGACTTTACCAACGACTCAACCCTGCGGAACAGTTCGTTTGAAAACTGTGCCAGTGCCGGACTAGTAGGAAACATCACTTCCAACGTTTCTAGATGTTTGGAGAGCGATTCAGGTGGTACAGCTTACGCGTATTCCAAACCAGTAGGAGCTGTGTACGCTACATTATGCCTCGGCATCTGGTCAGTCGTGGCAAACAGTCTCCCGCTAGCAGCCATCACCAAACAAGAACATCTCCACACGCCCGCCTACATCCTCATGGCTAATCTGGCCGCAAGCGACGTCTTGACCGGCGTAGACTTTGTGTTTGTGGGTAGCTCGGTTCTGTACGACGTATACACCGAAACCACCCCGTCCATCGCTATGACCCGACTCTGTTTCACATTGGTCTTGCTCTCCGGCCTCTCCTCTGCCTACAGTCTGCTGGCCCTGACGACTGAGCGTTACTGGTTCATCGTCCACGGGATGACCTACGTCAACAACGTCACCAACGACAAGTGCAAGGTCATGATCATCATCGTTTGGGTGTGGTCTGTCCTGCTAGCGATGCTGCCCAACTTCGGCTGGAGCTGTGGAAGTCGTGCCGCGGAAGGATGCCTGTCCTTAGGGGGAGGGCTGCCGCTCGGCTACGTGGTCCTCGTCCTGGTTTTCATTTTCATCCCGATGGCGGCAGTCGTCTATTTCAACCTGGGTATCTTCTGGTGCCTCTGGAAGCATGTAAACGCCATCGCTGCACAAGAAGCCGCTGTGGGCGCCCAGCCGAGCGTCAACAGAAGATCCGCCATCACAatcgtcatcatcaccatcgtGTTCCTGGTGGGATGGCTGCCGTTTTCTGTCAGGTTGGCCATGTTTACACAAGACGCCGTTTCGCTCTCTCAGATGTTTGTCTTCATCATTCTGAACTCCGCCATCAACCCTGTGATCTACGGGTTCCGTCTGCAGGAGGTCCGTCGCGGCGTCGCGAGGCTCTTCGGTAACAGCCACGGAAACGGCACTCCGGACCCGTAA
- the LOC136425232 gene encoding hydroxysteroid 11-beta-dehydrogenase 1-like protein B isoform X2: MLWLVIVFVMVVAGLAAYKYLLNANNGFDPESLRGARVVVTGCSTGVGEQVAYQYAKHGAKVVITARREERLKEVVAKMKDLGAQEAIYVAGDMGKAEDCERTIETASSKLGGLDYIILNHWGCSHKRGKFPKLWDADPDMDFLADYTNINYLSHVRLASLALPMLKESQGNITVVTGLLGKVPNPTFTFYTGAKFALDGFFSSLRCEMKPHNVSITLAVLGSVDTDGLRGSIQDLGAAAREYFMKTVAQPEDTAKVIIEGATLRKREIYHPSYTRATCIIRAIAPSMVEK; the protein is encoded by the exons ATGTTGTGGTTGGTGATAGTCTTTGTAATGGTTGTAGCGGGTCTCGCTGCATACAAATATCTCCTCAATGCAAACAACGGCTTTGACCCTG AGTCCCTTAGGGGTGCCCGAGTTGTGGTGACTGGCTGCAGTACCGGTGTGGGGGAACAGGTGGCGTATCAGTATGCAAAGCATGGTGCAAAAGTCGTCATCACGGCCAGAAGGGAAGAACGACTCAAAGAG GTTGTAGCTAAGATGAAGGATCTGGGAGCCCAGGAG GCCATCTATGTAGCAGGAGACATGGGAAAAGCAGAGGACTGTGAGAGGACCATCGAAACAGCAAGCAGCAAATTGG GTGGCCTTGACTACATCATATTGAACCACTGGGGGTGTTCGCACAAGAGGGGGAAGTTTCCCAAACTGTGGGACGCTGACCCGGACATGGACTTCCTCGCCGACTACACCAACATCAACTACCTCAGCCATGTCAGACTCGCGTCACTGGCCCTGCCCATGCTGAAGGAGAGTCAAGGAAACATAACTGTCGTCACCGGACTACTTG GTAAAGTTCCCAACCCGACATTCACGTTCTACACCGGGGCGAAGTTCGCCCTGGACGGCTTCTTCAGCTCTTTGCGGTGTGAGATGAAGCCACATAACGTTTCCATCACTCTAGCCGTGCTGGGGTCGGTAGACACGGACGGACTTAGAGGGAGCATACAG GATCTTGGAGCGGCAGCTCGAGAGTACTTTATGAAGACCGTGGCTCAACCCGAGGATACTGCCAAAGTCATTATCGAGGGCGCCACCTTGCGGAAGAGGGAAATATATCATCCGTCCTACACCAGAGCTACATGCATCATACGTGCTATCGCTCCGTCAATGGTGGAGAAATAA